In Pseudorasbora parva isolate DD20220531a chromosome 20, ASM2467924v1, whole genome shotgun sequence, a single window of DNA contains:
- the ost4 gene encoding dolichyl-diphosphooligosaccharide--protein glycosyltransferase subunit 4: protein MVTDVQLAIFANMLGVSLFLLVVLYHYVAVNNPKKLE, encoded by the coding sequence ATGGTGACCGACGTACAGCTGGCCATATTCGCCAACATGCTGGGTGTGTCGCTCTTCCTGCTGGTGGTTTTGTATCACTATGTGGCTGTGAACAACCCTAAGAAACTGGAGTGA